The genomic DNA CCGCCGCCGACGCCTACACCCGCGGCGAACTTTGCCATCACTGGCCTGGGACACGTCGTGTGTGGAGGCGCGCATTGGTATGCCCTGCAGGTGAAGAACACCGGCGGCCTCACCTGGGAGAGTTGGAAAGAAGAGGTGGTGGACCTGACCACCAGCGCGGCCGCGACTTACACCGGCGATGGTTTTGCTGCCGCGTTTCGCTGTGTCTCGCTCGTTGTCCCTACACTTCCGGCTGGTCAGACGGCGTATGTGGGCAACTTTGCCAGCACCCCCGGCCACCACGTGCGGATTACCCTTACCCTGTATACCGATACACATCAACGCGGGCAGGCCGTGACCTCTACGGCCGAATACAACCTTCCGTAGCACGGCGGCGCACCTTTGGCGTCAAAGGAGAAACGATGCTTTCAAAACGAGTAAGTGTTGCTCTGTTCGGGTTTGTGCTGGTTGTTCTGATGGCTTGTAGTTTTTCAGTAGGGGCACAACGCCCACCCCAGCAAGCGGCGTCTCAGGTTCCTCCGGTTTTGCTGACCGCGGCGGCTCAAACCGTGATCGCGGCGCAAAACCAGGGAAAGCCTACGGCCTTCCCGCCGGCCGTGTTGACCGCGGCAGCAGGTACCGCGATGGCCGCGCTGACCCAAAACGCGCCTCCTGCGACCTCCGCGGCCTTGCCTCCCACCGAGACGCCGACGCCTTCTCCTACGGCCAGCCCGACCCCCACGGTTGTGCCCACGCCCACGCCTTCCACTCCGATGATCAGCGTTTCGGTGAACACCAACTGCCGCACCGGCCCCGGCGATGCCTATGACCGCGTGGGCGCGTTGCTGGTGGGGGAAACCGCCGAGGTGCTGGCGCGCGACCCCTACGGCCAGTTCTGGTACATTCCCAACCCCGACAGGCCGGGCAGCAAGTGCTGGGTGTGGGGGCAGTACGCCACCGTGA from Chloroflexota bacterium includes the following:
- a CDS encoding SH3 domain-containing protein — its product is MLSKRVSVALFGFVLVVLMACSFSVGAQRPPQQAASQVPPVLLTAAAQTVIAAQNQGKPTAFPPAVLTAAAGTAMAALTQNAPPATSAALPPTETPTPSPTASPTPTVVPTPTPSTPMISVSVNTNCRTGPGDAYDRVGALLVGETAEVLARDPYGQFWYIPNPDRPGSKCWVWGQYATVTGETASLPVFTPPPTPTPVADFVIKGITVKDCSGADAFFIEISNTGDVPWQSFSMQLKNLTTSANGGASGDVFSSTRGTCSLVYDLSSIPPGGGAYIAYNGGIGDHTQRIRFTVTLYAEDGQQGASLTRVIEYRP